A genomic segment from Ramlibacter agri encodes:
- a CDS encoding FAD-binding and (Fe-S)-binding domain-containing protein: MNAPLPLHVTRANAGTAYDDVARASNEVAGRLAQRLASETQGEVLFSPADRGRYATDASIYQVMPLGVFVPRSAADARLALDICRELKVPIVPRGGGTSQCGQTVGAGLVIDFSKHVRNVLEVNEQERTATVEPGIVLDHLNAHLKKTGLWYPVDVSTSAQATLGGMAGNNSCGSRSIAYGNMVHNVLGAQAWTSDGTLHDFGRFEQASGTARALGEKVRELAWNLQPEIEARWPKVLRRVAGYNLDVFHNQNERPYTQDGSVNLAHLLVGSEGTLALTRSLKLQLSELPRAKVLGVVNFASFYKAMDSAQHIVKLGADGTLTAVELVDRTMIELSLQNPAFAPTVRSALIGEPEALLLVEFAGADRAALTRKLKDLEQLMGDLGLPGSVVLMPEEGPQKALWEVRKAGLNIMMSLKGDGKPVSFIEDCAVPLQHLAEYTEALTQVFRKHGTKGTWYAHASVGTLHVRPILDMRRNGAPEMRAIAEEASALVRKYKGAYSGEHGDGLCRGEWIQWQFGPAIDAAFGEIKRMFDPLGLLCPQRIVNPPRMDDTRLMRFPPSYKVIPLKTALDWSAWDVQNDPATEQTTAPGTGGDPAHGFAKAVEMCNNNGHCRKFDAGTMCPSYRVTRDEQHLTRGRANTLRLAVSGQLGADGLASAEVREAMDLCVSCKGCKRDCPTGVDMARMKIEFLHADRQKNGWSLKDKLIARLPDYAAQAAKFAGLLNLRNRVPLLATLGEKLLGFSAKRSLPEWQGDHFFSGEAHGATRDEVLAAAKPVVLFVDTFNGFFESDNARAALRVLQAGGYTVHVAARQGGDGKHLCCGRTYLASGMVDEAKAKAGELLAALQPFVDQGIAIVGLEPSCLLTLRDEMTAMGFGAPAQALARQALLLEEFLAREAAGGRLEPLRARLKPLAQPLLVHGHCHQKAFGAVLPVLEVLKLIPGAQPQLIESSCCGMAGSFGYEAKHHAVSMQMAELSLLPAVRSAPDAIVVADGTSCRHQIHDGAQREAVHAAVLLAAQL, translated from the coding sequence ATGAACGCCCCGCTGCCCCTGCACGTCACGCGCGCGAACGCCGGCACGGCCTACGACGATGTCGCGCGCGCCAGCAACGAAGTCGCCGGCCGCCTGGCCCAGCGCCTGGCAAGCGAAACGCAAGGCGAGGTGCTGTTCTCGCCGGCGGACCGCGGCCGCTATGCCACCGATGCGTCGATCTACCAGGTGATGCCGCTCGGCGTGTTCGTGCCGCGTTCGGCAGCCGACGCGCGCCTGGCGCTGGACATCTGCCGCGAACTGAAGGTCCCCATCGTCCCGCGCGGCGGCGGCACCAGCCAGTGCGGCCAGACCGTGGGCGCCGGCCTCGTCATCGACTTCTCCAAGCACGTGCGCAACGTGCTGGAAGTGAACGAGCAGGAGCGCACCGCAACGGTGGAACCCGGCATCGTGCTGGACCACCTGAACGCCCACCTGAAGAAGACCGGGCTCTGGTACCCGGTGGACGTCTCGACATCCGCGCAGGCCACACTGGGCGGCATGGCGGGCAACAACTCCTGCGGCAGCCGCAGCATCGCCTACGGCAACATGGTGCACAACGTGCTCGGCGCGCAGGCCTGGACGTCCGATGGCACGCTGCACGACTTCGGCCGGTTCGAGCAGGCCAGCGGCACCGCGCGCGCCCTCGGCGAGAAGGTGCGCGAGCTCGCCTGGAACCTGCAGCCCGAAATCGAGGCACGCTGGCCCAAGGTGCTGCGCCGCGTCGCCGGCTACAACCTGGACGTCTTCCACAACCAGAACGAGCGGCCCTACACGCAGGACGGCAGCGTCAACCTGGCCCACCTGCTGGTGGGCAGCGAAGGCACGCTCGCCTTGACGCGCAGCCTGAAGCTGCAACTGTCGGAGCTGCCGCGCGCCAAGGTGCTGGGCGTGGTGAACTTCGCCAGCTTCTACAAGGCGATGGATTCGGCCCAGCACATCGTCAAGCTGGGCGCCGACGGCACGCTGACCGCGGTCGAACTCGTCGACCGCACGATGATCGAGCTGTCGCTGCAGAACCCGGCCTTCGCGCCCACGGTGCGCAGCGCCCTCATCGGCGAGCCCGAAGCGCTGCTGCTGGTCGAATTCGCCGGCGCCGACCGCGCCGCGCTCACGCGCAAGCTGAAGGACCTGGAACAGCTGATGGGCGACCTGGGCCTGCCCGGCTCGGTGGTGCTGATGCCGGAGGAAGGTCCGCAGAAAGCCCTGTGGGAAGTGCGCAAGGCCGGCCTCAACATCATGATGAGCCTCAAGGGCGACGGCAAGCCGGTGTCCTTCATCGAGGACTGCGCGGTGCCGCTGCAGCACCTGGCCGAATACACCGAGGCCCTCACCCAGGTGTTCCGCAAGCACGGCACCAAGGGCACCTGGTACGCGCACGCCTCGGTCGGAACGCTGCATGTGCGGCCCATCCTGGACATGCGGCGCAACGGCGCGCCGGAGATGCGCGCCATCGCGGAGGAAGCCTCGGCGCTGGTGCGCAAGTACAAGGGCGCTTATTCGGGCGAGCACGGCGACGGCCTGTGCCGCGGCGAGTGGATCCAGTGGCAGTTCGGGCCTGCCATCGACGCCGCCTTCGGCGAGATCAAGCGCATGTTCGACCCGCTGGGCCTGCTGTGCCCGCAGCGCATCGTCAACCCGCCGCGCATGGACGACACGCGGCTGATGCGCTTCCCGCCCTCGTACAAGGTCATCCCGCTCAAAACGGCGCTGGACTGGAGCGCCTGGGACGTGCAGAACGACCCGGCCACCGAGCAGACCACGGCGCCCGGCACCGGCGGCGACCCCGCCCATGGCTTCGCCAAGGCCGTGGAGATGTGCAACAACAATGGCCACTGCCGCAAGTTCGACGCCGGCACCATGTGCCCCAGCTACCGCGTGACGCGCGACGAGCAGCACCTGACGCGCGGCCGCGCCAACACGCTGCGGCTGGCGGTCAGCGGCCAGCTCGGCGCCGACGGCCTGGCGAGCGCGGAAGTTCGCGAAGCGATGGACTTGTGCGTCTCCTGCAAAGGCTGCAAGCGCGACTGCCCCACCGGGGTCGACATGGCGCGCATGAAGATCGAGTTCCTGCACGCGGACCGGCAGAAGAACGGTTGGTCGCTGAAGGACAAGCTGATCGCACGCTTGCCGGATTACGCGGCCCAGGCCGCGAAGTTCGCCGGCCTGCTGAACCTGCGCAATCGCGTTCCCTTGCTGGCGACGCTGGGCGAGAAGCTGCTGGGTTTCTCGGCGAAGCGCAGCCTGCCCGAGTGGCAGGGAGATCACTTCTTCAGCGGCGAAGCGCATGGCGCCACGCGCGATGAAGTGCTGGCCGCTGCCAAGCCGGTGGTGCTGTTCGTCGACACCTTCAACGGCTTCTTCGAGTCGGACAACGCCCGCGCTGCGCTGCGGGTGCTGCAGGCGGGCGGCTACACGGTGCACGTCGCGGCCAGGCAAGGCGGCGACGGCAAGCACCTGTGCTGCGGCCGCACCTACCTGGCCAGCGGCATGGTGGACGAAGCCAAGGCCAAGGCCGGCGAGCTGCTCGCCGCGCTGCAGCCTTTCGTGGACCAGGGCATCGCCATCGTCGGCCTCGAGCCGTCCTGCCTGCTGACCCTGCGCGACGAGATGACGGCCATGGGCTTCGGCGCGCCGGCGCAGGCGCTGGCCAGGCAGGCGCTGCTGCTGGAGGAATTCCTGGCCCGTGAAGCGGCCGGCGGCCGACTGGAGCCGCTGCGCGCGCGCCTGAAGCCGCTGGCCCAGCCGCTGCTGGTGCACGGCCACTGCCACCAGAAGGCTTTCGGCGCGGTGTTGCCGGTGCTGGAAGTTCTCAAGCTCATCCCGGGCGCGCAGCCGCAGCTGATCGAATCGAGCTGCTGCGGCATGGCCGGCAGCTTCGGCTACGAAGCGAAGCATCATGCGGTGTCGATGCAGATGGCCGAACTGAGCCTGCTGCCGGCGGTGCGCTCCGCGCCGGACGCGATCGTGGTGGCGGACGGCACGAGCTGCCGGCACCAGATCCATGATGGGGCGCAGCGGGAGGCCGTGCATGCGGCCGTTTTGTTGGCGGCGCAACTCTGA
- a CDS encoding GntR family transcriptional regulator, with translation MSAEVIPIPRASLHEQAAQRLRQMLVEGRIAPGAKLNERELSELLNVSRTPLREAIKMLAAEGLVELLPNRGAVAVSLSEADILNTFEVMAGLEAQCGELAAQRITPQELAEIQAMHFEMLAAYTRRDLSTYYSINARIHSAISAAARNPVLSSVYQQVNARLQALRFRSNQDEEKWKRAMKEHERMIEALAKHDGAAMREVLLTHLANKRDVVLEQLRAGLVALGGAR, from the coding sequence ATGAGCGCTGAAGTCATTCCCATCCCGCGTGCCAGCCTGCACGAGCAGGCGGCCCAGCGGCTTCGCCAGATGCTGGTGGAAGGCCGCATCGCCCCGGGCGCCAAGCTCAATGAACGCGAGCTCTCCGAGCTGCTGAACGTCTCGCGCACGCCCCTGCGCGAAGCCATCAAGATGCTCGCCGCCGAAGGCCTGGTGGAGCTGCTGCCCAATCGCGGCGCGGTGGCCGTGTCGCTGAGCGAGGCGGACATCCTGAATACTTTCGAGGTCATGGCCGGCCTGGAGGCCCAGTGCGGCGAACTGGCGGCCCAGCGCATCACGCCGCAGGAACTGGCCGAGATCCAGGCCATGCACTTCGAGATGCTGGCCGCCTACACGCGGCGCGACCTTTCGACCTACTACAGCATCAACGCGCGCATCCACAGCGCCATCAGCGCCGCGGCCCGCAACCCGGTGCTGTCCTCCGTCTACCAGCAGGTCAATGCGCGCCTGCAAGCCCTGCGTTTCCGCTCCAACCAGGACGAGGAGAAGTGGAAGCGCGCCATGAAGGAACACGAACGGATGATCGAAGCCCTGGCCAAGCACGATGGCGCCGCGATGCGCGAAGTGCTGCTCACGCACCTGGCGAACAAGCGCGACGTGGTGCTGGAACAGCTGCGCGCCGGCCTGGTGGCGCTGGGAGGCGCACGATGA
- a CDS encoding pyridoxal-phosphate-dependent aminotransferase family protein has protein sequence MLTLDFHPTGRHFLQIPGPSPVPDRILRAMSLPTIDHRGPEFGVLGLRVIQGIQQIFQTKQPVIIYPASGTGAWEAALANTLSPGDHVLMYETGHFATLWQKMATRLGVKTEFLGLPGVEGWRRGVQAHLIEERLKADKEHSIKAVCVVHNETSTGATSNILAVRRAIDAAKHPALLMVDTISGLASAEYKHDEWGVDVTVSGSQKGLMLPPGISFNAVSPKAIEASKHAKLPKAFWAWDEIIEMNKGGYWPYTPNTNLLYGLAEACDMLLDPTFGGLQGTFARHQRWAEGVRSAVKAWGLEIQCVEAASYSPVLTGVIMPEGVDADAVRKLIYERFDLSLGTGLGKVKGRMFRIGHLGDCNDLTLMAALSGCEMGLKLAGVKLAGSGVAAAMEYFAGHPVQLPMKKAA, from the coding sequence ATGCTGACCCTCGACTTCCACCCCACCGGCCGCCATTTCCTGCAGATCCCGGGCCCGTCGCCGGTGCCGGACCGCATCCTGCGGGCCATGAGCCTGCCCACCATCGACCACCGCGGCCCCGAGTTCGGCGTGCTGGGCCTGCGCGTGATCCAGGGCATCCAGCAGATCTTCCAGACGAAGCAGCCGGTCATCATCTATCCCGCTTCCGGCACCGGTGCCTGGGAGGCCGCCCTGGCCAACACGCTGAGCCCCGGCGACCACGTGCTGATGTACGAGACCGGCCACTTCGCCACGCTGTGGCAGAAGATGGCCACGCGCCTGGGCGTGAAGACCGAGTTCCTCGGCCTGCCCGGCGTGGAAGGCTGGCGCCGCGGCGTGCAGGCCCACCTGATCGAGGAGCGCCTGAAGGCCGACAAGGAACACTCGATCAAGGCCGTGTGTGTGGTCCACAACGAGACCTCCACCGGCGCGACCAGCAACATCCTGGCCGTGCGCCGCGCCATCGATGCGGCCAAGCACCCGGCGCTGCTGATGGTGGACACCATTTCCGGCCTGGCCTCCGCCGAATACAAGCATGACGAGTGGGGCGTGGACGTCACCGTCAGCGGCTCGCAGAAGGGCCTGATGCTGCCGCCGGGCATCAGCTTCAATGCGGTCTCGCCCAAGGCCATCGAGGCCAGCAAGCACGCCAAGCTGCCCAAGGCCTTCTGGGCCTGGGACGAGATCATCGAGATGAACAAGGGCGGTTACTGGCCTTACACGCCCAACACCAACCTGCTGTACGGCCTGGCCGAAGCCTGCGACATGCTGCTGGACCCCACCTTCGGCGGCCTGCAAGGCACCTTCGCGCGCCACCAGCGCTGGGCCGAGGGCGTGCGCAGCGCCGTCAAGGCCTGGGGCCTGGAGATCCAGTGCGTCGAGGCTGCGTCCTATTCGCCGGTGCTGACCGGCGTGATCATGCCCGAGGGCGTCGATGCCGACGCCGTGCGCAAGCTGATCTACGAACGCTTCGACCTGTCGCTGGGCACGGGCCTGGGCAAGGTCAAGGGCCGCATGTTCCGCATCGGCCACCTGGGCGACTGCAACGACCTGACGCTGATGGCGGCGCTCTCGGGCTGCGAGATGGGCCTGAAGCTCGCCGGCGTCAAGCTGGCCGGCTCCGGCGTCGCCGCGGCCATGGAGTACTTCGCCGGGCACCCGGTCCAGCTGCCCATGAAGAAGGCTGCTTAA
- a CDS encoding Bug family tripartite tricarboxylate transporter substrate binding protein, which produces MQRRTFIAGAAATVALPTLRAQNLPTGTVRIIVGFAPGGGTDLLGRVIGQKLQEMWKTTVIVENRAGASGAIASDYVAKQPADGTVLHMAHINSHAIVPNLQKVGYDPIKDFQPIVLVGVTPNLLICGQMQPAKTVKDLVELCKKNPGQVSFGSAGTGSAQHLALEMFMLQAGVKAIHVPYKGSGPMLTDLIGGQVQYSFDTMTAATPHVKNGKAVAIAQTRLKRAAGHPTVPTMAESGFPNFEATTWYGLVGPAKMPVAMARRMNEDVNKVLLMPDVMEKLEVSGAEDGGGSVEKFAEFMKTEQVKWAKVIKDAGVKGEV; this is translated from the coding sequence ATGCAACGTAGAACGTTCATTGCCGGCGCCGCCGCGACCGTGGCCCTGCCCACGCTGCGGGCGCAGAACCTGCCGACCGGCACGGTGCGCATCATCGTCGGCTTCGCCCCTGGTGGAGGCACGGACCTGCTCGGCCGCGTGATCGGCCAGAAGCTGCAGGAGATGTGGAAGACGACGGTGATCGTGGAGAACCGCGCGGGCGCTTCGGGCGCCATCGCCTCCGACTACGTGGCCAAGCAGCCGGCCGATGGCACGGTGCTGCACATGGCGCACATCAACAGCCATGCCATCGTTCCCAACCTGCAGAAGGTGGGCTACGACCCGATCAAGGACTTCCAGCCGATCGTGCTGGTGGGCGTGACGCCCAACCTGCTGATCTGCGGCCAGATGCAGCCCGCCAAGACGGTGAAGGACCTGGTGGAGCTTTGCAAGAAGAACCCGGGGCAGGTGAGCTTCGGCTCCGCCGGCACCGGCAGCGCCCAGCACCTGGCGCTGGAGATGTTCATGCTGCAGGCCGGCGTGAAAGCGATCCACGTGCCTTACAAGGGCTCCGGCCCCATGCTGACCGACCTGATCGGCGGCCAGGTGCAGTACAGCTTCGACACGATGACGGCCGCCACGCCGCACGTGAAGAACGGCAAGGCCGTGGCCATCGCGCAGACGCGCCTGAAGCGCGCGGCCGGCCACCCCACCGTGCCGACGATGGCCGAATCGGGTTTCCCCAACTTCGAAGCCACCACCTGGTACGGCCTGGTCGGCCCGGCCAAGATGCCGGTGGCCATGGCCAGGCGCATGAACGAGGACGTCAACAAGGTGCTGCTGATGCCCGACGTCATGGAGAAGCTGGAAGTGTCCGGCGCCGAGGACGGCGGTGGCTCGGTGGAGAAGTTCGCCGAGTTCATGAAGACCGAGCAGGTCAAGTGGGCCAAGGTGATCAAGGACGCTGGAGTGAAGGGCGAGGTGTGA
- a CDS encoding CaiB/BaiF CoA transferase family protein — MEGSTQRPLPLANVRVLDISQVMAGPFACMLLGDLGADVIKIEPPGTGDQTRGSMGFKMKGPDSLGFLNMNRNKRSVTLDLKSPAGKEVLLTLAKDADILVENYRPGALKRMGLGYEVLKEINPRLVYTSISGFGQTGPWADRPGFDLMAQAMSGVMSVTGYPDSPPVKAGVPVADIGCALFAIYATLAAYIGAKNTGQGQYIDASLFETAMAFSVWDTCDWWGTGKPPQPLGTSNKMTAPYQAMACSDGHFVMGANNQKLWVQLCELMDRRELLDDPRFTNIANRLANRQALQDELEKSFKTNTKDYWVERLLAAGLPAGPILSYPEAFGSEHAKVRGMRMEIDHPIEGKVPNIGFAVKLSGTPQQVRRHPPLLGEHNEEVLQEIGMSREDLARLRAAGAFGS, encoded by the coding sequence ATGGAAGGCAGTACCCAGCGGCCCTTGCCGCTGGCCAACGTGCGGGTCCTGGACATCAGCCAGGTGATGGCAGGCCCGTTCGCGTGCATGCTGCTCGGTGACCTGGGCGCGGACGTCATCAAGATCGAACCGCCCGGCACCGGCGACCAGACGCGCGGCTCCATGGGTTTCAAGATGAAGGGACCCGACTCGCTCGGCTTCCTGAACATGAACCGCAACAAGCGCAGCGTGACGCTGGACCTCAAGTCGCCCGCGGGCAAGGAGGTGCTGCTGACGCTGGCGAAGGACGCGGACATCCTCGTCGAGAACTACCGGCCCGGTGCGCTGAAGCGCATGGGCCTGGGCTACGAGGTGTTGAAGGAGATCAATCCGCGGCTGGTCTACACCAGCATCTCCGGCTTCGGCCAGACCGGCCCCTGGGCCGACCGCCCCGGCTTCGACCTGATGGCGCAGGCCATGAGCGGCGTGATGAGCGTGACCGGCTACCCCGACAGCCCGCCGGTGAAGGCCGGCGTGCCGGTGGCCGACATCGGTTGCGCGCTGTTCGCGATCTACGCGACGCTGGCCGCCTACATCGGCGCCAAGAACACGGGGCAGGGCCAGTACATCGACGCGTCGCTGTTCGAGACGGCGATGGCCTTCTCGGTGTGGGACACCTGCGACTGGTGGGGCACCGGCAAGCCGCCGCAGCCGCTGGGCACGTCCAACAAGATGACCGCGCCGTACCAGGCCATGGCCTGCAGCGACGGCCACTTCGTGATGGGTGCCAACAACCAGAAGCTGTGGGTGCAGCTGTGCGAGCTGATGGACCGGCGCGAGCTGCTGGACGACCCGCGCTTCACCAACATCGCGAACCGCCTGGCCAACCGGCAGGCCTTGCAGGACGAACTGGAGAAGTCCTTCAAGACCAACACCAAGGACTACTGGGTGGAGAGGCTGCTGGCCGCCGGCCTGCCCGCGGGCCCCATCCTCAGCTACCCCGAGGCTTTCGGGAGCGAGCACGCGAAGGTGCGCGGCATGCGGATGGAGATCGACCATCCCATCGAAGGCAAGGTGCCCAACATCGGCTTTGCGGTGAAGCTCTCCGGCACGCCGCAGCAGGTGCGCCGGCATCCGCCGCTGCTGGGCGAGCACAACGAGGAAGTGCTGCAGGAGATCGGCATGAGCCGCGAGGACCTGGCGCGCCTGCGGGCCGCGGGAGCCTTCGGGTCGTGA
- a CDS encoding enoyl-CoA hydratase — MSGEVRLLVDGGVASVTFDRPEARNAMTWAMYEQLRAICEQLRGDASVRVVRFQGAGGEAFVAGTDIAQFLDFQGGEDGVAYERKIDATVSLVASLPMPTVAVVQGWCIGGGLALASACDFRIATPGSKFGVPIARTLGNCLSMANIAGLVSCFGRPRVQRLLLLADLIGAEEALACGYLLELLPAESLEASASKLCSRLASLAPVTQEVSKDALNRLLRHSLPEAEDLIRRCYGSADFKEGVQAFVGKRPPVWSGR; from the coding sequence GTGAGCGGCGAAGTCCGCTTGCTGGTGGACGGCGGCGTCGCCTCCGTCACCTTCGACCGGCCCGAGGCGCGCAATGCGATGACCTGGGCGATGTACGAGCAGCTGCGCGCGATCTGCGAGCAGCTGCGCGGCGACGCCTCGGTGCGCGTGGTGCGCTTCCAGGGCGCGGGCGGCGAGGCCTTCGTGGCTGGGACCGATATCGCGCAGTTCCTGGATTTCCAGGGCGGCGAGGACGGTGTCGCGTACGAGCGGAAGATCGATGCCACGGTGTCGCTCGTTGCTTCCTTGCCGATGCCTACCGTTGCCGTGGTGCAGGGCTGGTGCATCGGTGGCGGACTGGCGCTGGCGAGTGCCTGCGATTTTCGGATCGCGACGCCGGGCAGCAAGTTCGGCGTGCCGATCGCGCGGACCTTGGGGAATTGCCTGTCGATGGCGAACATCGCGGGCCTGGTTTCCTGCTTCGGCCGTCCGCGCGTGCAGCGCTTGTTGTTGCTGGCGGATTTGATCGGCGCCGAGGAGGCGTTGGCTTGCGGGTATTTGCTGGAGCTGCTGCCTGCCGAGTCTCTCGAAGCCTCGGCGTCCAAGCTGTGTTCCAGGCTCGCTTCGCTCGCGCCGGTGACGCAGGAGGTGAGCAAGGACGCATTGAACCGCCTTCTGCGCCACAGCCTGCCGGAGGCGGAGGACTTGATCCGGCGTTGCTATGGCAGTGCGGACTTCAAGGAAGGCGTGCAGGCTTTCGTCGGCAAGCGGCCGCCGGTTTGGTCGGGCCGGTAA
- a CDS encoding NADPH:quinone reductase, with protein sequence MKAAFYERVGPAREVLQVADLPQPQPGPGEVRVRVQWSGVNPSDVKSRMGLRSKEMPFPRVIPHSDGSGVIDAVGPGVPSTRMGERVWIWNAAWGRAHGTACQWVCLPQAQAVVLPEGVSGEAGACLGIPALTAPHAVLMDGGVAGKTVFVAGGAGAVGHYAVQFASLLGAARVLTSASTPAKAALAREAGADAVVSYKSEPLAARVAELTGGRGVDRIIELDMAANAGADLEMLRTGGECVVYGSSGQLQLPFYPLIAKNLQLKFFIVYNLAAADRERAIATLTRMLARGALQHNIAARLTLDQIAQAHEMVESGQAAGNVVLAVD encoded by the coding sequence ATGAAAGCCGCCTTCTACGAGCGCGTCGGCCCTGCGCGCGAAGTTCTCCAAGTGGCCGACCTGCCCCAGCCGCAGCCTGGGCCGGGCGAAGTGCGCGTGCGCGTGCAGTGGTCGGGCGTCAACCCCTCGGACGTGAAGTCGCGGATGGGCTTGCGCAGCAAGGAGATGCCGTTTCCGCGGGTGATCCCGCATAGCGATGGCTCCGGCGTGATTGACGCGGTCGGTCCTGGCGTTCCGTCGACGCGCATGGGAGAGCGGGTGTGGATCTGGAATGCGGCCTGGGGCCGGGCACATGGCACGGCTTGCCAGTGGGTTTGTTTGCCGCAGGCGCAGGCTGTGGTCCTTCCTGAAGGCGTGAGTGGCGAAGCCGGTGCGTGCCTGGGGATTCCCGCGCTGACGGCCCCGCATGCGGTGTTGATGGACGGGGGCGTCGCCGGCAAGACGGTGTTCGTTGCGGGTGGGGCCGGGGCCGTGGGGCATTACGCGGTGCAGTTCGCCAGCCTGCTCGGCGCCGCTCGCGTTCTCACGTCCGCCAGCACGCCGGCGAAAGCGGCGCTGGCGCGCGAGGCCGGCGCCGATGCGGTGGTGTCGTACAAGAGCGAGCCGTTGGCGGCTCGCGTTGCCGAACTCACTGGGGGTCGTGGCGTTGATCGCATCATCGAGCTGGACATGGCCGCCAATGCGGGCGCCGACCTGGAGATGCTGCGTACGGGCGGCGAGTGCGTGGTGTACGGCAGCAGCGGGCAGTTGCAACTCCCCTTCTATCCGCTGATCGCGAAGAACCTGCAGCTGAAGTTCTTCATCGTCTACAACCTCGCTGCTGCAGACCGCGAGCGCGCGATCGCGACGCTTACCCGGATGCTTGCACGCGGCGCCTTGCAGCACAACATCGCTGCGCGGCTCACTCTCGACCAGATCGCCCAGGCCCATGAGATGGTGGAGAGCGGCCAGGCCGCCGGCAACGTCGTCCTGGCCGTCGACTGA
- a CDS encoding MYG1 family protein: MTKLIATHSGSFHADDVFGVAVLAAMFPDNRIVRTRDAGEIAKADFAVDVGGSWDAAQGRFDHHQRGFDGARVDAQGARAEGYASAGLVWREYGRDYVRQVAQGMGRELSEAEAKQVAGDVDTSLVRYLDLVDTGAANVAPGVFGLSSQVALLNSNWLEEQDLDAVAQASLQLQRFDEARAMVRRHLDRFVLKTIGQLLAADKVRQAPRLFDDRVLVLEDGGMPWTRVVVDEMPQVLLVAYPDSEGGRWQVRTVPKEQASFDSRLDLPEAWAGLRDAELAAASGVPDAAFCHLNLFIAVARSKPGALRLAELALATPPSTGAA; the protein is encoded by the coding sequence ATGACGAAACTGATTGCCACCCACAGCGGCAGCTTCCACGCCGACGACGTTTTCGGCGTCGCGGTGCTGGCCGCCATGTTCCCCGACAACCGCATCGTGCGCACCCGCGACGCCGGCGAGATCGCCAAAGCCGATTTCGCGGTCGACGTCGGCGGCAGCTGGGACGCCGCGCAAGGCCGCTTCGACCACCACCAGCGCGGCTTCGACGGCGCACGGGTCGACGCCCAGGGCGCGCGCGCCGAAGGCTACGCCAGCGCGGGCCTGGTCTGGCGTGAATACGGTCGCGACTATGTGCGCCAGGTCGCGCAAGGCATGGGCCGCGAATTGAGCGAGGCCGAAGCGAAGCAGGTCGCCGGCGACGTCGACACCTCGCTGGTCCGCTACCTCGACCTGGTCGACACCGGCGCCGCCAACGTGGCGCCCGGCGTCTTCGGCCTCTCCAGCCAGGTCGCGCTCCTGAACAGCAACTGGCTGGAGGAGCAGGACCTGGACGCGGTGGCGCAGGCCTCCCTGCAACTGCAGCGCTTCGATGAAGCGCGGGCGATGGTGCGGCGCCACCTGGACCGCTTCGTGCTGAAGACCATCGGCCAGCTGCTGGCCGCCGACAAGGTGCGGCAGGCGCCGCGCCTGTTCGACGACCGCGTGCTGGTGCTGGAAGACGGCGGCATGCCGTGGACCCGCGTGGTGGTCGACGAGATGCCGCAGGTGCTGCTGGTTGCCTACCCGGATTCGGAAGGCGGCCGCTGGCAGGTGCGCACCGTGCCCAAGGAGCAGGCCTCCTTCGACTCGCGGCTGGACTTGCCCGAAGCCTGGGCCGGCCTGCGCGATGCGGAGCTGGCGGCGGCCAGCGGCGTCCCCGACGCCGCCTTCTGCCACCTGAACCTGTTCATCGCCGTCGCCCGCAGCAAGCCGGGCGCGCTGCGGCTGGCGGAGCTCGCCCTGGCTACGCCGCCCTCAACTGGCGCGGCTTGA